Proteins encoded by one window of Manduca sexta isolate Smith_Timp_Sample1 chromosome 12, JHU_Msex_v1.0, whole genome shotgun sequence:
- the LOC115440389 gene encoding D-beta-hydroxybutyrate dehydrogenase, mitochondrial, with amino-acid sequence MSITRVVAITGCDSGLGWAIAARSAREGLVTVAGMYQGVNTQAADSLRKLYAHPFPLDVRDPESVAGFRDYVKCLLKDNPNYKLHAIVNNAGVMTIGNYEWQPPSIIENTINVNLLGAMRVVTAFMPDLRKTALEKPISKTRIINVSSHCGLQPLPGFGVYSASKAGLLAWTRALRHEHREHGLSVVAFVPGGFVASSNLLSHQGTSGDAMLDHLNEEQKAFYGKKITTLNNYLKQAHSARFDSMRDENILETFMEVLLKDNPRELYKVESWRYMFYYNLMKLPLPEWGLAWVIKKFLSFPDV; translated from the exons ATGTCAATAACACGAGTGGTGGCGATAACAGGATGCGATAGTGGACTAGGATGGGCTATCGCGGCGCGGTCGGCCCGTGAAGGCCTTGTCACTGTTGCTGGAATGTACCAAGGAGTAAACACACAAGCGGCAGATAGCTTAAGGAAATTATACGCTCATCCCTTCCCACTCGATGTCAGGGACCCCGAGAGTGTCGCCGGCTTTCGTGATTATGTGAAGTGCCTTTTAAAAGATAACCCCAACTACA AGCTTCACGCAATCGTCAACAATGCTGGCGTTATGACGATTGGCAATTACGAATGGCAGCCACCATCCATAATCGAAAACACTATAAATGTTAATCTACTCGGAGCCATGAGAGTCGTCACCGCATTTATGCCAGATCTTAGAAAAACTGCTTTAGAA AAACCGATATCGAAAACCCGTATAATCAACGTAAGCAGCCACTGTGGTTTGCAGCCGTTGCCGGGTTTTGGCGTATACAGTGCTAGTAAAGCTGGCTTGCTGGCGTGGACACGAGCTTTACGGCACGAACACAGAGAACACGGCTTAAGTGTCGTTGCTTTTGTACCCG gAGGTTTCGTCGCATCTAGCAACTTATTATCACATCAAGGTACATCTGGCGACGCAATGTTGGATCATTTAAATGAAGAGCAAAAAGCATTCTACGGGAAGAAGATCACAACTCTGAATAATTATCTGAAACAAGCCCACTCCGCGCGTTTCGACTCTATGCGAGACGAGAATATTCTAGAAACATTCATGGAAGTCCTATTAAAAGATAATCCTAGGGAATTGTACAAAGTAGAATCATGGCgatacatgttttattacaacCTGATGAAATTACCCTTACCAGAATGGGGATTGGCGTGGGTTATTAAGAAATTTCTTAGTTTTCCAGATGTATGA